Below is a genomic region from Armatimonadota bacterium.
GACAGGTGGCAACTGGTACAAATCCCCGACTAAAAGAAGATTAACACCACCGAACGGCGCGTCCGGTTGCTCTCTATATTTCCGAAGTGAAAAATCAATATTGTCCATGACATCGGCTCGAACCATCGATATCTCATCAATAACTAGAGTCTCAATGCGCCTGAAAAGCAACGAGTTTTTGCTTAACTGAAGGGCATCTTTGTCTACTGAGCGAGCTGGAAAGCCAAAAAACTTGTGGATTGTCTGACCACCACAATTTAACGCTGCGATGCCCGTCGGTGCAACGACCGCCGTTCCGCCTGGATATTTTTCAACAAATTGTTTGAGCAGCGTGGTCTTTCCAGTACCTGCTCCGCCAGTCACGAAGACACAAGAATACTTTTCCACACCTAAGTCTAGCTAAATCACGCGCTGATTGTCTTCGACAACAGTTCGTTCGCCAGAGCTTCCTGAACCACGCCGACGTACCAGACATCCCCCTCTACCGGCGGAGATTCGTGCCAGTCGTACAGGTAGCCGGTCACCAGCTCCTCGCCCGGCAAGCGGTCGATTAGCCGATACGTCGGCAGGTAGGTCTCCCGAAGGATCGGGTAGAAGTCGGAGGGCAGGGGGGGTTGCATCAGTCGATAGTCATCCGTGACATCGACCACTACCACCCTGGCCATATTGTATTCCCAGAGGTTTCCGGCGAGATTTGCCATGTTGTGAGTCCGTTCGATAGGTACAGACGGTATCGAGTGTTAAAACGAAGCGCGAGTTAGTCACCACGGTGAAGATCGGGCTGGATGGCAGGCACCTTGTCGACGGGTGCTGGGGCTATATTTGCCTTGATCGCGTTGTTCGCTTCCTTGGTTTGACTGACATTCAGCGACTTATCCCACGGCAGCAGCAGTGAAACGCGACGATTCTTTGGGCTCAGCGGTTTGAGTGGGTATTTGAGCTTGGTATCGGCAAACCCTGTCACACCACGAAATCGCGAAGTTGGAACCCCCGAATAGGCAAGAACCTGCCGCACGGAGATCGCGCGTTCGCCCGAAAGCTCCCAGTTGGTCATGATATTGCCCGAGTAAGGCTGGGCGTCCGTGTGACCTTCAACCGCAATATTTCGTTGGGTATTGATCAATACCGGAGCGAGCTTCTTCAGAAGCTGACGTCCGACCGGGCTGACAACTGACTGACCCGATTGGAAGAAGACGCTTCCCTTGTCTTCGAGAAGCTCGATGCGAATACCATCGGTGCCGACCGTCACCTCGATGTGATCCAGCATCTTCTTGAGGTCGGGAATTCCTTGGATCTGCTTTTGAATTTGAGTCTGGATTAACTGTCCTTCGCTCGCGGTTGTCACGCTTAGTCCTTGGAAATCTCCAAGTCCTTGGCCCTTGGAACTCGTCTGATCCGAAGCAGATTTCGCTTTGTTGACGCCATTAATTGCCGTGATGACGTTCTTTGAACGAGGCGGATTTTTCATGAATCCGTTTGGGTCGTTAAAGTAGCCACTGATGCTCATTTTAGTCTCATCGCTGAGACCCATAATCCACATGACCATGAAGAACGCCATCATGGCGGTAACGAAGTCAGCATACGCAACCTTCCATGACCCGCCATGATGACCTCCGTGCCCAGAGACCTTTTTCTTTTTGATGATGATGGAGTCGTTGGCCATGTCTTTCAGAGTCTTGAGTCTTGGGTCTTGAGTCTTGAGTTGGGGGCTACAATGAACTGGTGCAACGATCCGACTTCAAGGATTTGAAGGTGTGGCAGAAGGGCATGAGCCTGACTGAGGATATCTACGACATAACAGGAGCATTTCCAGAGTCTGAGCGATTTGGAATGACCTCCCAGATTCGGCGTTCGAGCGTTTCGATTCCAACAAACATTGCCGAGGGCCACGGTCGCGGATCGAAGGATGATTTTGCGAGGTTTCTTTACATCGCGCTTGGTTCTGCCCGTGAGCTTGAAACACTGTTGTTGCTTTCCCAGCGCATCGGCCTCATCGGCTACGATGCGCCCCACATTCAGCAAGTTCAAGAAATTAGTCGAATGCTGACCGCACTCATCCGAACGCTCAAGACTAAAGACTAAAGACTCAAGACTCTTCATCATGCCGCCTTTGCTTCCTTAACTCCAGCTTCCATTTCGGCGAAGCCGGGGCGGACAGCGGGGTCGATGTTGCGGCGGGCGAACTCGACGCAGGTAATTGGAGCTTCGCCTCGGGCGAAGCTGAAGAGGGCGTGTCGCATGCAATTCATGAACATGCCTTCATCGGCGAGCCTAAGTTCCATCGCCTTCGCAAGCGGCGCCATGATGCCGTAGGCGAGAAGAATTCCAAGGAACGTTCCGACGAGAGCAGCCGCAACCGACTGACCAATTGCCGCCGCGTCGCCGCCGATCTTACCCATCGTGATGATAACGCCGAGAACCGCAGCAACGATTCCGAATCCGGGCATCGCGTCGCCAGCGGTTTGGACTGCCTGGCTGGGGAGCAAAGCGGCGTGGTGGGCGACCTCAAGGTCGAGCTCCATCATCTCGCTGAGGTCATGAGGACCGACCGAGCCGGAAAGAATGACCTTCAAGGTGTCGCAGAAGAAGTCGCTGGCATGGTGATTGTTTATGAACGCTGGATATTTGCCAAGAATTTCGGATTCAGCCGGATTCTCAATGTGTTTTTCCAATCCCAGCAGCCCCTCTTTACGAGCGACGTTGAAGAGCTGGTACATCATCTTCAACAGGTCGTTGTAAGCGTCTTTGGTGTAAGGGTTAGGCTTCAGCAAGCCCATCGTTCCGGTGATCGCGCCTTTCACGCCGGCCATTCCGTGACCTGCCATGAGCGAGCCAAAGCCCGCTCCAAAAAGGATGACAAACTCGTTCGGCTGGATGAGAACGGCGAGGTTGCCGTGGTGCATCACATAGCCAACGATAACCGCCGCCAAAACCACAA
It encodes:
- the motA gene encoding flagellar motor stator protein MotA, yielding MEQLAREESRVMFTIIGIVVVLAAVIVGYVMHHGNLAVLIQPNEFVILFGAGFGSLMAGHGMAGVKGAITGTMGLLKPNPYTKDAYNDLLKMMYQLFNVARKEGLLGLEKHIENPAESEILGKYPAFINNHHASDFFCDTLKVILSGSVGPHDLSEMMELDLEVAHHAALLPSQAVQTAGDAMPGFGIVAAVLGVIITMGKIGGDAAAIGQSVAAALVGTFLGILLAYGIMAPLAKAMELRLADEGMFMNCMRHALFSFARGEAPITCVEFARRNIDPAVRPGFAEMEAGVKEAKAA
- a CDS encoding four helix bundle protein, translated to MQRSDFKDLKVWQKGMSLTEDIYDITGAFPESERFGMTSQIRRSSVSIPTNIAEGHGRGSKDDFARFLYIALGSARELETLLLLSQRIGLIGYDAPHIQQVQEISRMLTALIRTLKTKD
- a CDS encoding flagellar motor protein MotB translates to MANDSIIIKKKKVSGHGGHHGGSWKVAYADFVTAMMAFFMVMWIMGLSDETKMSISGYFNDPNGFMKNPPRSKNVITAINGVNKAKSASDQTSSKGQGLGDFQGLSVTTASEGQLIQTQIQKQIQGIPDLKKMLDHIEVTVGTDGIRIELLEDKGSVFFQSGQSVVSPVGRQLLKKLAPVLINTQRNIAVEGHTDAQPYSGNIMTNWELSGERAISVRQVLAYSGVPTSRFRGVTGFADTKLKYPLKPLSPKNRRVSLLLPWDKSLNVSQTKEANNAIKANIAPAPVDKVPAIQPDLHRGD